The following coding sequences lie in one Mucilaginibacter sp. KACC 22773 genomic window:
- a CDS encoding amidohydrolase family protein codes for MLKIDSHQHFWIFDPVRDSWIDDQMLAIKRDFSPVDLLPVLQQHGIDGCVSIQASQTNDETMFLLDYAAANPFVKGIVGWVNLKADDLEKQLQQYKNYDKLKGFRHVLQSEGDDQYMLQPAFQKGIGMLEKYGYTYDILIFPRHLPFANQLTGNFPNQKFVVDHLAKPHIKNRKISDWQKDIEALAKHENVSCKISGMLTEADWANWKVEDFTPYLDVIFNAFGPGRVMFGSDWPVCLLAGGYEGTMQVTQNYIAKLSATEQEQFWGGNAISFYNL; via the coding sequence ATGCTTAAGATAGATTCGCATCAGCATTTCTGGATTTTTGACCCCGTGAGGGATAGTTGGATTGATGACCAGATGCTGGCTATAAAACGTGATTTTTCGCCGGTTGACCTGTTGCCCGTTTTACAACAGCATGGTATAGATGGTTGTGTATCTATACAGGCAAGCCAAACCAACGATGAAACCATGTTTTTGCTGGATTATGCTGCTGCAAACCCTTTTGTTAAGGGTATTGTAGGCTGGGTAAACCTAAAAGCCGACGACCTTGAAAAACAGCTGCAGCAATATAAAAACTATGATAAGCTCAAAGGATTCCGGCATGTTTTGCAATCAGAGGGTGATGACCAATACATGCTGCAACCTGCTTTTCAAAAAGGCATAGGCATGCTTGAAAAGTACGGCTATACCTATGATATCCTGATATTTCCGCGGCATCTGCCCTTTGCTAATCAATTAACGGGCAATTTTCCCAATCAAAAGTTTGTGGTTGATCATTTGGCCAAACCACATATCAAAAACAGAAAGATAAGCGACTGGCAAAAGGATATCGAAGCGCTGGCCAAACATGAAAATGTATCCTGCAAAATTTCGGGAATGCTAACCGAGGCCGATTGGGCTAACTGGAAGGTTGAAGATTTTACCCCGTATCTTGATGTAATATTCAATGCATTTGGCCCTGGCCGCGTAATGTTCGGTTCCGATTGGCCGGTTTGCCTGCTGGCAGGCGGCTACGAGGGTACCATGCAGGTAACACAAAACTATATCGCAAAGCTATCTGCCACCGAGCAGGAACAATTTTGGGGAGGCAACGCTATTTCGTTTTATAACTTGTGA
- a CDS encoding fumarylacetoacetate hydrolase family protein, which yields MKLIRFGEPGKEKTGVILNNKKYDTSAFGEDYTEQFFETDGLARLAAFIKDAELPQVADDARLGSPFARPSKIICIGLNYADHAHETNAPLPPEPVIFMKATSAIVGPNDNVVVPKNSVKTDWEVELAVVIGKKASYVDEADAMSYVAGYVLHNDVSEREFQLERNGTWDKGKGCDTFAPLGPFLATADEIEDPHNLHLWLKVNGEIMQYGTTSNFIFNLPQVISYTSQFMTLLPGDIISTGTPAGVGLGMKPPVYLKPGDVIELGIDGLGEQKQNVVAYA from the coding sequence ATGAAGCTTATTAGATTTGGCGAACCCGGTAAAGAAAAAACAGGTGTTATCCTTAATAATAAAAAATACGACACATCGGCTTTTGGTGAAGATTATACCGAACAGTTTTTTGAAACCGATGGCCTTGCACGTTTAGCCGCATTTATAAAAGATGCTGAACTGCCCCAGGTTGCCGATGATGCACGTTTGGGCAGCCCCTTCGCGCGCCCGTCAAAAATCATATGCATCGGTTTAAATTATGCCGACCATGCGCATGAAACCAACGCACCGCTGCCGCCCGAGCCGGTAATTTTTATGAAAGCTACCTCGGCCATTGTTGGTCCTAATGATAATGTAGTAGTTCCTAAAAATTCGGTAAAAACCGATTGGGAGGTTGAACTCGCCGTAGTTATCGGTAAAAAAGCCTCTTATGTTGATGAAGCAGATGCCATGAGCTATGTTGCAGGCTATGTATTGCACAACGATGTATCCGAACGCGAGTTTCAACTGGAGCGTAACGGCACCTGGGATAAAGGCAAAGGCTGCGATACCTTTGCACCGCTGGGTCCGTTTTTGGCAACTGCTGATGAGATTGAAGATCCGCACAACCTGCACCTTTGGTTAAAGGTAAATGGCGAAATTATGCAGTACGGTACCACATCAAACTTTATATTTAACCTGCCGCAGGTTATATCTTATACCAGTCAGTTTATGACCCTGTTACCCGGCGATATCATATCTACAGGTACGCCCGCAGGTGTTGGCCTGGGTATGAAACCGCCGGTTTACCTTAAACCTGGCGACGTTATTGAATTGGGTATTGACGGCCTTGGCGAACAAAAACAAAATGTAGTAGCATATGCTTAA
- a CDS encoding SDR family NAD(P)-dependent oxidoreductase: MFKLTNKSAVITGGGSGIGRAMSILFAQQGATVHIIELNDKAAADTVAEIEAAGGKAKSYACDVSNQQQVVDTFTSIGVIDILINNAGIAHIGRADTTSTADFEKVFNVNVKGAYNCLYAVIPMLKANGGGVILNTASIAASVGITDRFAYSMSKGAIHAMTLSVARDFLHDNIRCNCISPARIHTPFVDGFIAKNYAGHEAEIFEKLSKSQPIGRMGKSEEVAALALYLCSDEAGFITGTDYPIDGGFITLNN, from the coding sequence ATGTTCAAACTAACCAATAAATCAGCAGTAATTACCGGCGGTGGCAGCGGGATAGGCAGGGCAATGTCGATACTTTTTGCGCAGCAGGGCGCTACTGTGCACATCATCGAATTAAATGATAAAGCGGCGGCCGATACCGTTGCCGAAATAGAAGCGGCCGGTGGCAAAGCCAAAAGCTATGCCTGCGATGTAAGCAACCAACAACAAGTAGTGGATACTTTTACAAGCATTGGCGTTATTGATATTTTAATAAATAACGCAGGCATTGCCCACATTGGCCGGGCCGATACTACCAGCACTGCCGATTTTGAAAAAGTATTTAATGTAAATGTAAAAGGTGCTTATAATTGCCTGTACGCCGTTATTCCTATGCTAAAGGCAAACGGGGGCGGGGTTATCCTTAATACAGCTTCAATAGCGGCCAGCGTTGGTATTACCGATAGGTTTGCTTACTCTATGAGTAAAGGGGCTATACACGCCATGACGCTGTCTGTGGCCCGTGATTTTTTGCACGATAATATCCGCTGTAACTGCATTTCTCCGGCACGTATCCATACGCCTTTTGTTGATGGCTTTATCGCCAAAAATTATGCAGGGCACGAAGCCGAAATTTTTGAAAAACTCTCCAAAAGCCAGCCGATTGGCCGCATGGGAAAATCAGAAGAGGTGGCAGCATTGGCTCTTTATTTGTGCTCAGATGAGGCCGGGTTTATCACCGGTACCGATTATCCTATCGATGGCGGTTTTATCACCCTTAATAATTAA